Proteins encoded in a region of the Suncus etruscus isolate mSunEtr1 chromosome 1, mSunEtr1.pri.cur, whole genome shotgun sequence genome:
- the LOC126007121 gene encoding monocyte to macrophage differentiation factor, whose product MRFKNRFQRFMNHRAPANGRYKPTCYEHAANCYTHAFLIVPAFVGSALLHRLSDDCWEKITAWIYGMGLCALFIVSTVFHIISWKKSHLRTMEHCFHMCDRMVIYFFIAASYAPWLNLRELGPLASHMRWFIWLMAAGGTIYVFLYHEKYKVVELFFYLTMGFSPALVVTSMNNTDGLYELAFGGLIYCVGVVFFKSDGIIPFAHAIWHLFVATAAAVHYYAIWKYLYRSPTDFMRHL is encoded by the coding sequence ATGCGGTTCAAGAATCGATTCCAGCGGTTTATGAACCACCGGGCCCCAGCCAATGGCCGCTATAAACCAACTTGTTATGAACATGCTGCTAATTGTTACACACATGCATTCCTCATTGTTCCGGCCTTTGTGGGCAGCGCCCTCCTCCATCGGCTGTCTGACGACTGCTGGGAGAAGATAACGGCATGGATTTATGGCATGGGCCTCTGTGCCCTCTTCATCGTCTCCACAGTATTTCACATTATATCATGGAAAAAGAGCCACCTCAGAACAATGGAGCATTGTTTTCACATGTGCGACAGAATGGTTATCTATTTCTTCATTGCTGCTTCTTATGCTCCATGGTTAAATCTCCGTGAACTTggacccctggcatctcatatgcgtTGGTTTATCTGGCTCATGGCAGCTGGAGGAACCATTTATGTATTTCTCTACCATGAAAAGTATAAGGTGGTTGAGCTCTTTTTCTATCTCACAATGGGATTTTCACCAGCGTTGGTGGTGACATCAATGAATAACACCGATGGACTTTACGAACTTGCCTTTGGGGGCTTAATTTATTGCGTGGGAGTTGTGTTCTTCAAGAGTGATGGCATCATTCCATTTGCCCATGCCATCTGGCACCTGTTTGTGGCCACGGC